A window from Electrophorus electricus isolate fEleEle1 chromosome 7, fEleEle1.pri, whole genome shotgun sequence encodes these proteins:
- the abhd4 gene encoding (Lyso)-N-acylphosphatidylethanolamine lipase isoform X2: protein MSLLKSAEAKILACIQNEVCSRFVTLPNQNRLWTLTVTNRTAHKSSSQVASCTPLVMVHGFGGGVGLWVQNLDALSRSRRVYAFDLLGFGRSSRPSFPTDPSLAEELFVSSIEQWRQTLGLERMILLGHSLGGYLAASYSIQHPERVAHLILVDPWGFPERPQPHTERSLSQGLEAKRPGPPRWVKAVASIFSLFNPLAIIRAAGPWGPGLVNRFRPDFKSRFEDLFDDDTMTEYLYHCNAQTPSGEVGFRAMSEFLGWAKRPMVQRVNLLAPSMPVTMLYGARSWVDSSTGNHVAALRGHSPTRVLLIDEASHHVYADQPEEFNHVVVNICNTVD, encoded by the exons ATGTCTTTGTTGAAGAGTGCCGAGGCCAAGATTCTTGCTT GTATCCAGAATGAAGTGTGTTCCCGTTTTGTCACATTGCCAAATCAAAACAGACTATGGACTCTTACAGTGACCAACAGGACAGCACACAAATCTTCCAGCCAAG tggCCTCTTGCACCCCTCTTGTAATGGTCCATGGCTTCGGAGGAGGGGTTGGGCTGTGGGTCCAAAATCTGGACGCTCTCAGTCGTTCGCGGCGAGTCTACGCCTTCGACCTACTGGGCTTCGGCCGTAGCTCCCGCCCTTCGTTCCCCACAGACCCCTCATTGGCTGAGGAGCTGTTCGTCAGCTCCATAGAGCAGTGGAGGCAGACCTTAGGTTTGGAGCGCATGATCTTATTGGGCCATAGCCTTGGAGGTTACCTGGCGGCGTCTTATTCCATTCAGCATCCTGAGAG AGTTGCTCATCTCATTCTGGTGGATCCCTGGGGTTTCCCAGAGAGACCCCAGCCTCATACTGAAAGGTCCTTAAGTCAAGGTTTAGAGGCCAAGAGACCAGGACCACCACGCTGGGTGAAAGCAGTCGCATCTATCTTCAGCCTCTTCAATCCACTGGCCATCATCCGAGCAGCAGGACCATGGG GTCCGGGACTGGTGAACCGATTCCGGCCTGACTTCAAGAGCAGGTTTGAGGACCTCTTTGATGATGACACGATGACTGAGTATCTGTACCACTGTAATGCTCAAACACCCAG CGGTGAAGTGGGATTCAGGGCCATGTCTGAGTTTCTGGGCTGGGCTAAGAGACCAATGGTGCAGAGGGTCAACCTGCTGGCCCCCTCCATGCCTGTTACCATGCTGTACGGAGCGCGTTCCTGGGTGGACAGCTCCACCGGCAATCATGTGGCTGCTCTCAGAGGCCACAGCCCCACCCGGGTGCTG